One genomic region from Magallana gigas chromosome 3, xbMagGiga1.1, whole genome shotgun sequence encodes:
- the LOC105318104 gene encoding EF-hand domain-containing protein D2 encodes MATDELSKKLNRRNEINEGGEASELPSMNVWNPYTEFKEFSRKQIQDFQKTFNKYDVTKDKFIDFNELKLMMEKIGAPQTHLSLKAMIKEVDEDHDDKINFREFLLIFRKANAGELEAGSGLMDLFENMTEIDVEKEGVKGAKNFFQAKIEQQSASKKFEEEIKNEQEEKRKELEEKKERQKAFKEKANFFKQAAS; translated from the exons ATGGCAACTGACGAACTctccaaaaaattaaacagacGAAATGAAATCAACGAAGGGGGTGAAGCCTCTGAATTGCCGTCTATGAATGTGTGGAACCCCTACACAGAATTCAAAGAGTTTTCTCGTAAACAAATCCAGGATTTCCAGAAGACCTTTAACAA GTATGATGTTACAAAGGATAAGTTCATTGACTTTAACGAGCTGAAGCTAATGATGGAGAAAATTGGAGCCCCACAGACACACCTGTCTCTAAAGGCTATGATCAAGGAAGTTGACGAAGACCATGACGATAAAATCAACTTCAGGGAA ttcctGTTGATTTTCCGTAAAGCCAATGCCGGCGAATTAGAGGCAGGAAGTGGTCTGATGGACCTGTTTGAAAACATGACGGAAATCGATGTGGAGAAAGAGGGTGTCAAAGGAGCCAAGAACTTCTTTCAAGCTAAA ATTGAGCAGCAATCTGCCAGCAAAAAGTTTGAGGAGGAAATTAAGAATGAACAAGAAGAAAAGAGGAAAGAACTAGAGGAGAAGAAAGAGAGACAAAAGGCATTCAAGGAGAAGGCTAACTTTTTCAAACAGGCAGCTAGTTAA
- the LOC105325966 gene encoding cdc42 homolog produces the protein MQTIKCVVVGDGAVGKTCLLISYTTNKFPSEYVPTVFDNYAVTVMIGGEPYTLGLFDTAGQEDYDRLRPLSYPQTDVFLVCFSVVSPASFENVREKWVPEITHHCQKTPFLLVGTQVDLRDDATTIEKLAKNKQKPITFEQGEKLARELKAVKYVECSALTQKGLKNVFDEAILAALEPPEPPKKKKCVLL, from the exons ATGCAGACAATAAAATGTGTGGTAGTAGGTGATGGAGCTGTCGGTAAAACATGTCTACTGATCTCCTACACCACAAATAAGTTCCCCTCAGAGTATGTTCCAACTGTGTTTGATAACTATGCTGTGACGGTGATGATTGGGGGAGAACCCTATACGTTAGGTCTGTTTGACACAGCAGGTCAGGAAGACTACGACAGGTTACGACCCCTTAGCTACCCACAGACTGATGTCTTTCTAGTTTGCTTCTCCGTAGTATCGCCAGCTTCTTTTGAAAACGTCCGAGAAAAG tGGGTTCCCGAAATAACACACCATTGTCAGAAGACCCCTTTCTTACTAGTCGGAACACAGGTAGATTTACGGGATGATGCAACAACAATAGAAAAGTTAGCCAAGAACAAACAAAAACCTATCACATTTGAACAAGGAGAAAAACTGGCAAGAGAACTGAAGGCTGTAAAATATGTTGAATGTTCAGCATTAACACAG AAAGGTTTAAAGAATGTATTCGATGAAGCAATTCTTGCTGCTTTGGAGCCCCCAGAACCGCCCAAGAAAAAGAAGTGTGTCTTGTTGTAA